Proteins found in one Bremerella volcania genomic segment:
- a CDS encoding metal-dependent hydrolase: MALKLIWHGHGTWSLHTADHKILIDPFFSGNPAADIAADAVEADTILLTHGHGDHVGAKGDGTYDIVDIAKRTQAQVVAIYETANWLSAHGIEQVTGMNLGGTLKLPFGSVQMTLALHSNSLPDGTYGGMPAGFVVEAAGRKIYFAGDTALFSDMKLIGDLVLDAAVLPIGDLYTMGIEDSIRAVKLLQPKQVVPGHYNTWPPIEQDATFWASKVRHETNATPHVLEPGQTLEIN, translated from the coding sequence ATGGCGCTCAAGCTCATTTGGCACGGACACGGCACCTGGTCGCTTCATACCGCAGACCACAAAATCTTGATTGACCCGTTCTTCTCCGGCAATCCAGCAGCTGATATCGCGGCCGATGCGGTCGAGGCCGATACCATCTTGCTGACGCATGGTCACGGCGATCACGTAGGCGCGAAGGGGGACGGTACGTACGACATTGTCGATATCGCCAAGCGAACCCAAGCGCAAGTTGTCGCCATCTACGAAACGGCCAATTGGCTGTCGGCCCATGGTATCGAACAAGTCACCGGCATGAACCTGGGGGGAACGCTCAAGTTGCCGTTTGGCTCGGTCCAAATGACGTTGGCCCTGCACAGCAACAGCCTTCCTGATGGTACCTACGGCGGCATGCCGGCAGGGTTTGTTGTCGAGGCCGCAGGCCGCAAGATTTACTTCGCTGGCGATACGGCCTTGTTCAGCGACATGAAGTTGATCGGCGACCTGGTTCTCGATGCTGCCGTGCTGCCTATCGGTGATCTCTACACGATGGGGATCGAGGATTCGATTCGCGCGGTGAAATTGCTGCAGCCGAAGCAAGTCGTTCCTGGGCATTACAACACGTGGCCGCCGATCGAGCAGGATGCGACGTTCTGGGCCAGCAAAGTTCGCCACGAAACCAACGCAACGCCCCACGTACTCGAACCGGGGCAGACGTTAGAGATCAATTAA
- a CDS encoding DUF420 domain-containing protein, with product MNALSLIAQNAGFLPTRGSIMIDFVAAAMFGIILVLAVSIYLVRYRRMYQVHKWIQIITGVVLLVAVTAFEVDVRFFTDWEALAQPSSFSSGTVHGLLYFHLLFAIPTPLLWIYVIWHGITKFPNPAQPSPYSQTHIFWARLAAIGMLLTAITGWVFYYAAFVA from the coding sequence ATGAACGCTTTATCGCTGATTGCACAGAACGCCGGCTTCCTGCCTACCCGCGGCTCGATCATGATCGACTTCGTCGCTGCGGCGATGTTCGGCATCATTTTGGTGCTGGCTGTCAGTATCTACCTGGTGCGGTATCGCCGTATGTATCAGGTGCACAAATGGATTCAGATTATCACCGGCGTGGTGCTGCTCGTCGCGGTGACGGCCTTTGAAGTGGACGTTCGGTTCTTTACCGACTGGGAAGCACTGGCCCAGCCCTCGAGCTTCAGCTCTGGCACGGTCCACGGACTACTGTATTTTCACCTGCTGTTTGCCATCCCAACGCCCCTTCTGTGGATCTATGTCATCTGGCACGGCATAACGAAGTTCCCTAACCCGGCCCAGCCCAGCCCGTACAGCCAAACGCATATCTTCTGGGCGCGACTGGCCGCGATCGGCATGCTGCTGACGGCGATCACCGGTTGGGTGTTTTACTATGCGGCGTTCGTGGCTTAA
- a CDS encoding sulfatase family protein, with translation MKTPLFAILFTILASPLLAADRPNILLFTADDLHAESLGVYGGKPEGLTPNLDAFAAQSMKFNRAHVNAAICAPCRAIIATGRYSHRSGAMGFMPAREDVPDIVTTLQAAGYHAGILGKVGHSTPKKSMKWDYAFDQQDLGNGRNPQIYYERAKTFLKECQDAGKPFYFMVNSHDPHRPYCNPEKLTKGAAMPSKVYTAEDVDVPGFLPDLPGVRAELATYMNSTRRLDDTFGKVMQALEESGQADNTLVLFITDNGIAVPFAKCNAWFHSTRSPLLVRWPGHIQPGSVDDQNFVSVVDFFPTFLDVTKAAVPEGLDGRSFLPLLKGEKQKGREYVFTQIDSKAGGAAVPMRCVQNENYGYIYNPFSNGQYYYRNNNEGKTMAAMNEAAKSDPAIQARVDLFRYRVPEEFYDLKNDPNCLHNLIDNPEYAAKIKELQGQLVAHMKATEDPMLAAFASRDDRTKVDEVLTATYGNWKAKGKKPKK, from the coding sequence ATGAAAACCCCACTCTTCGCGATCCTGTTCACGATTCTGGCCAGCCCGCTCCTCGCTGCCGACCGTCCCAATATTCTGCTCTTCACCGCCGACGATTTGCACGCCGAGTCGCTTGGTGTTTACGGTGGCAAGCCTGAAGGTCTCACGCCGAATCTTGATGCTTTTGCAGCTCAGAGCATGAAATTCAACCGGGCTCATGTGAACGCCGCGATCTGTGCCCCGTGCCGAGCGATCATCGCGACGGGACGATACAGCCATCGCTCTGGGGCGATGGGCTTCATGCCGGCTCGCGAAGACGTGCCGGACATCGTCACCACGCTTCAGGCGGCAGGGTATCATGCAGGCATCCTCGGCAAGGTAGGGCACTCGACGCCGAAGAAGTCGATGAAGTGGGATTACGCGTTTGACCAGCAAGACCTGGGCAATGGCCGCAATCCGCAGATTTACTACGAGCGCGCGAAGACCTTTCTGAAAGAATGTCAGGACGCCGGCAAGCCGTTCTACTTCATGGTGAACTCACACGATCCGCATCGTCCGTATTGCAATCCCGAGAAACTTACCAAGGGGGCCGCGATGCCGTCGAAGGTCTACACGGCGGAAGACGTCGACGTCCCAGGCTTTCTGCCTGACCTGCCCGGCGTGCGCGCGGAATTGGCGACCTACATGAACTCGACGCGCCGCCTTGACGATACGTTCGGCAAAGTGATGCAGGCCCTCGAAGAGTCAGGCCAGGCCGACAATACGTTGGTGCTGTTCATCACCGACAACGGCATTGCCGTTCCTTTCGCCAAGTGCAATGCCTGGTTCCACAGCACTCGCAGCCCGCTCTTGGTGCGCTGGCCTGGTCACATCCAGCCAGGCTCGGTGGACGATCAGAACTTCGTTTCGGTCGTCGACTTCTTTCCGACCTTCCTCGACGTGACGAAGGCCGCTGTCCCAGAAGGGCTCGACGGGCGTTCGTTCCTGCCGCTGCTCAAAGGGGAAAAACAAAAGGGACGCGAGTACGTCTTCACGCAGATCGACTCCAAGGCTGGCGGAGCCGCCGTGCCGATGCGCTGCGTGCAGAACGAGAACTACGGCTACATCTACAACCCGTTCAGCAACGGCCAGTACTACTATCGCAACAACAACGAAGGGAAGACGATGGCCGCGATGAACGAGGCCGCCAAGAGCGACCCTGCCATTCAAGCCCGCGTTGATCTGTTCCGCTACCGCGTGCCGGAAGAGTTTTATGATTTGAAGAATGACCCGAACTGTTTACATAACCTGATCGACAACCCCGAGTACGCCGCTAAGATCAAAGAGCTGCAAGGGCAACTGGTCGCGCATATGAAAGCGACCGAAGATCCCATGCTGGCGGCGTTTGCCAGTCGCGATGATCGCACGAAGGTGGATGAGGTGCTGACCGCGACCTACGGCAATTGGAAAGCCAAGGGAAAGAAACCTAAAAAGTAA
- the lpxB gene encoding lipid-A-disaccharide synthase, with amino-acid sequence MEIFFSVGEPSGDLHGANLIRALKSRRPDIKCVGYGGPKMAEAGCQLHEDLTRWAIMWFLRAILNLHNFIGLMLRANRYFREHKPDAVVLIDYPGFNWWIAGRAKAHGIPVFYYGTPQLWAWAEWRVSKMRRLVDHALCKLPFEEDWYQERDCNATYVGHPYFDELENQVLDTDFVRQQNENSTPLVTLLPGSRSQEVSSNLPVFLETAKKIKAEVSNVRFAIAAFNDKHAALAFEHVLASGVEAEVHVDLTPELIHSATCCLACSGSVSLELLYHEKPSVVHYKISPFAHWVQSHFRKVKYITLVNLLSKNELFYENGYFTYDPDAQGADEVVFPEYLTYRNRSDDMARRIAAWLKEPGSTRKTVEQLRILKQRVVGQGASNRGADYILSHLEGKSIDQNAKAA; translated from the coding sequence ATGGAGATTTTTTTCAGCGTCGGCGAACCGAGCGGCGACCTGCATGGTGCGAATTTAATTCGTGCCCTCAAGTCGCGCCGACCAGACATCAAATGCGTTGGCTACGGCGGGCCTAAGATGGCCGAAGCCGGTTGCCAACTTCACGAGGACCTGACGCGTTGGGCCATCATGTGGTTCCTGCGCGCAATCCTCAATCTACACAACTTCATTGGCCTCATGCTGCGGGCCAATCGATACTTTCGCGAACACAAACCGGATGCAGTCGTCCTGATCGACTACCCGGGCTTCAACTGGTGGATCGCCGGACGCGCCAAAGCGCACGGCATCCCGGTCTTTTATTACGGGACGCCTCAGCTGTGGGCCTGGGCCGAGTGGCGTGTTAGCAAGATGCGGCGGCTGGTCGATCACGCGCTGTGCAAGCTTCCGTTTGAGGAAGACTGGTATCAAGAGCGCGACTGCAACGCCACGTACGTCGGACATCCTTACTTCGACGAACTGGAAAACCAGGTGCTCGACACCGACTTCGTCCGCCAGCAAAACGAGAACAGCACGCCGCTGGTCACGCTGCTTCCCGGCTCGCGAAGCCAGGAAGTCAGCTCGAATCTGCCGGTCTTTTTGGAAACGGCGAAAAAGATCAAAGCGGAAGTCTCCAATGTTCGCTTTGCGATTGCCGCATTCAACGACAAACACGCAGCGCTCGCCTTCGAGCACGTGTTGGCATCCGGCGTGGAAGCCGAAGTGCACGTCGACCTGACGCCGGAACTGATTCACAGCGCGACCTGCTGCCTGGCTTGCAGTGGCTCGGTTTCGCTGGAACTCTTGTACCACGAAAAACCTTCGGTGGTGCACTACAAGATCAGCCCGTTTGCCCACTGGGTGCAAAGTCACTTCCGCAAGGTGAAGTACATCACGCTGGTGAACCTACTCTCCAAGAACGAATTGTTCTACGAGAACGGCTACTTCACTTACGATCCCGATGCCCAGGGTGCCGACGAAGTGGTCTTCCCTGAGTACCTGACTTACCGCAATCGCAGCGACGACATGGCCCGCCGCATCGCGGCCTGGCTGAAAGAGCCAGGCTCGACGCGCAAGACGGTCGAGCAACTGCGTATTTTGAAGCAACGTGTCGTCGGCCAAGGGGCTTCCAACCGAGGTGCGGACTATATCCTGTCGCATCTGGAAGGGAAGAGTATCGATCAGAATGCTAAGGCCGCCTAG